GGATCGATCAGGAAGTTTTGGCCCCACGCCTTCCGGGGGCGGGGAAGGGGTCGGTTCATCGGTGTGGGCGGCGACCGGTTTGGGCCATTGCAGCGGCCAACCGAAGCGCCTCTTTCAAGCTTCCCGGGTCGGCAATCCCTTTGCCTGCGATGTCATAGGCGGTGCCGTGGTCGACCGAGGTTCTCACAAAAGGAAGACCGATGGTGACGTTGACGGCATTGCCGAAGGCGAGGAGCTTGATCGGGATCAGCGCTTGATCGTGAAAGAGGGAGACGGCGGCATCGAATCGGCCGATCTTCAACTGGTAAAAAAGGGTGTCGGCCGGATAAGGACCGGACGCGTCGATTCCCTCCCGGCGGGCCGTCTCCACCGCCGGGACGACCTCCCGCTTCTCTTCATCGCCGAAGAGACCCCGCTCGCCGGCGTGCGGATTGAGCGCGGTGACGGCGATCCTCGGCGTCTCAATCCCGAAATCGCGTTTCATCGATTGATCGGTGAGGCGGAGGGCATCGAGAATCATCTCTTTTTGAAGCGTTGCAATCGCCTCTCGGAGGGCGAGATGAATCGTCGTCAAGGTGATCTTCAATCCGCCGCCGACCATCATCATCGCGAACTTCTCGCTCTTGGCGAGGTCGGCGAGGAATTCGGTATGCCCGGGAAAGGCGAAACCGATCGCCTTCATCCCCTCTTTATTGATCGGCGCGGTGGTGATGCCGTCGATCTCCCCGCGCA
This DNA window, taken from Candidatus Manganitrophaceae bacterium, encodes the following:
- the pdxA gene encoding 4-hydroxythreonine-4-phosphate dehydrogenase PdxA, whose protein sequence is MKPVIAITMGDPCGIGPEVIVKGLQEKGLYDLCRRLVIGDARWMSEAAARFAPALSIRPITSLSEARFEEGVVEVLDIGEKPLAPLEHGKPHPAAARAALQAITRGAEMALRGEIDGITTAPINKEGMKAIGFAFPGHTEFLADLAKSEKFAMMMVGGGLKITLTTIHLALREAIATLQKEMILDALRLTDQSMKRDFGIETPRIAVTALNPHAGERGLFGDEEKREVVPAVETARREGIDASGPYPADTLFYQLKIGRFDAAVSLFHDQALIPIKLLAFGNAVNVTIGLPFVRTSVDHGTAYDIAGKGIADPGSLKEALRLAAAMAQTGRRPHR